From Amphiura filiformis chromosome 20, Afil_fr2py, whole genome shotgun sequence, a single genomic window includes:
- the LOC140143060 gene encoding somatostatin receptor type 2-like, translating into MDSATNASHKSCAVETLAHLQTVYIEDDEAAENWLHTPIDDIIYKILLPAVVTFGLAGNAAFLFMVARLSRMKTPLNFFLVNLAINDIIFLISQSLFLMYVFFVTPVSYRYPFKTTGSCVIIYLIGYLSYYCSISIITLVAIERFYAICQPLKHREMQHKRHTLKVITAAYMISAVLAVLTLMKRMKIHECCLKWPDTERYQHIPMVFRYCGPLLGIPGIVITMEIMYSVLFFLAAIVNGYLYAKIILELGSRTLAVNNDAGNRNISVRNQVAKALVINGILFFLTQLPMRLNDINEILGALEEPQCVSPNQRANDLLSFSVLFLFMNSSLNPYVYAFSSSNYRKGFKDAFSYTRQPYRPVSASVATMKTSRV; encoded by the coding sequence ATGGATTCCGCGACAAACGCATCTCACAAATCTTGTGCTGTGGAAACACTCGCACATTTACAAACGGTATATATCGAAGACGATGAAGCTGCTGAAAACTGGCTTCACACACCCATTGATGACATTATATACAAGATTCTTCTGCCTGCTGTAGTAACATTTGGTCTTGCCGGAAATGCAGCATTTTTGTTCATGGTTGCCCGTCTGTCTCGCATGAAAACACCCCTGAACTTCTTCTTAGTAAACTTAGCTATAAATGATATTATATTCCTTATCAGTCAGTCATTATTCTTAATGTACGTGTTCTTTGTAACGCCAGTGAGTTACAGATAtccatttaaaacaacgggatcTTGTGTTATAATCTACTTGATTGGATATCTGAGCTATTATTGCTCAATATCGATAATAACTTTAGTAGCAATAGAACGTTTCTATGCTATTTGTCAACCACTTAAACATCGCGAGATGCAACATAAAAGACATACGTTGAAAGTGATAACAGCAGCCTATATGATATCAGCAGTTCTGGCTGTGTTGACGTTGATGAAGCGAATGAAGATTCACGAATGTTGTCTGAAATGGCCCGATACTGAGCGTTACCAACACATACCGATGGTATTCCGCTACTGTGGACCTCTTCTTGGTATTCCAGGTATTGTTATTACAATGGAGATCATGTATTCGGTATTGTTCTTTCTTGCAGCCATAGTCAACGGTTACCTTTACGCTAAGATAATCTTAGAATTAGGATCGCGCACACTTGCAGTGAATAATGACGCGGGCAATCGAAATATATCGGTTCGAAACCAAGTTGCTAAAGCACTCGTCATCAACGGAATACTCTTCTTTTTGACGCAACTACCAATGAGGCTCAACGATATAAATGAAATCCTGGGAGCTCTTGAAGAACCCCAGTGCGTATCACCAAATCAGAGAGCTAATGACTTGTTGTCGTTTTCGGTATTGTTCTTATTCATGAACTCTTCTCTTAATCCCTACGTGTACGCTTTCAGTAGCTCTAATTACAGAAAAGGGTTTAAAGACGCCTTTTCATATACTAGACAGCCATATAGGCCAGTTAGTGCATCAGTTGCGACCATGAAAACATCGAGAGTTTGA